In Mycobacterium branderi, the DNA window GTCGTCGCGCTCCCCCAGCCATGCCGAGAGCACTCGCTGTTGCAGCGGGGTGACGTCCTGGTATTCGTCGACGACGAAACAGCGGTACCGGTCCCGGAATTCCTCGGCGACCGCGGCGTCGTTTTCGATCGCGGCCGCGGTGTGCAACAGCAGGTCGTCGAAGTCGAGCAGCGCGGGTCCGTCACTGCGGGCCTTGAGCGACTCGTAGCCGGCGTACACCGCGGCGACCCGGGCGGCGTCCAACGGGATGTCGCGGCCGGCCTGGGCGACCGCCTCCGGATACTGCTCCGGCGAGATCAGCGACGCCTTCGCCCACTCGATTTCGCCCGCCAGATCCCGCACGTCGTCGGTTGAGAGCTGCTGGCCGGTCCGATTGGCGGCACGCGCGACGACGGCGAACTTGGTGTCCAGCAGTTGCCAGCCGGTGTCGCCGACCACCCGCGGCCAGAAGTAGCGCAGCTGGCGGTGTGCGGCCGCATGAAAGGTCATCGCCTGGACCCTGCCGATGCCCAGCGCACGCAGCCGGGCGCGCATCTCGCCGGCCGCGCGCTGGGTGAACGTCACCGCCAGCACCTGCCCGGCGGCGACGTGCCCGGCGGCCACCAGCGAAGCGATGCGATGCGTGATGGTGCGGGTCTTGCCGGTCCCGGCCCCGGCCAGTACGCAGACCGGCCCGCGTGGCGCCAGCACGGCCTCGCGCTGCTCCTCGTCGAGATCGGCAAGCAAGGCGTCCGCGATCACCGGCATGCCGTCCATCTTGGCAGTGGCCGCCGACAGACGCCGTATATAAACGACGTATGACCGCTGCGCTCACGATGTACACGACGCCCTGGTGTGGCTATTGCCATCGACTCAAGACGATGCTGAAGGCCGCCGGTATCTCCTACGACGAGGTCAACATCGAACAGGACGCCGCGGCCGCGGAGTTCGTCAGTTCCGTCAACGGCGGCAACCGAACCGTCCCGACCGTGAAGTTCGCCGATGGCTCGACTTTGACTAATCCCAGCGCCAACGAGATCAAGGCGAAGCTGGCCGGGTAAGCGGTTCAGCCGGCCGCCGCCCAGGATTCGATGATCACCCGGGCGATCGAAACCGAGCCTGGCAGAAGCAATTTCGAGTCGGAGCTGCTGCCCCAGTCACCGGCCGCCAGCGCGGCGCGGACCTCGTCGCGGGTGAACCAGGCCGCCTCGGCGATCTCGCCGTCGTTGAAGGAGAACTCCTGATCCGGGTCGGCCACGGCGTGGAAGCCGACCATCAGCGAGCGCGGGAACGGCCACGGCTGGCTGCCGAGGT includes these proteins:
- the mrx1 gene encoding mycoredoxin Mrx1, translated to MTAALTMYTTPWCGYCHRLKTMLKAAGISYDEVNIEQDAAAAEFVSSVNGGNRTVPTVKFADGSTLTNPSANEIKAKLAG